DNA from Eubalaena glacialis isolate mEubGla1 chromosome 2, mEubGla1.1.hap2.+ XY, whole genome shotgun sequence:
TTCTCAGCACCACACCCTTTACTCTACTTGGCCTCCCCGCCATTAGGTAGCAACGCCTTCAACAGCTGCTTCTAAGAACACGGCTGAGGaatatatttggagataagaGAGAAGCTAGATGTGGAGGCAGAAGTATTTGCTACTTGTGTTCACATAATACTGATATCCATCCCCTTCGACCTGCCAAAGGGGAATAGAAATTCCTGACTTGAGCTAGTAGGACCCAGATATTAGCAACTAGACCCTTCCCGGTCCCTCCACCTTCCTCATCTGTTGCAATCCATGTTTTGTTGGGGAGAAATAGAAACCAGAGAGGGTGGGCCAAAGATCTACTTAGCCTAACTGCTGTTATGAGTTTATTCTAGAGCTGACGGGGAGGGAGAATCCATTTTCAACACCCAGCCTGGAACTGAGTTttaccccaccccacctccatcaTGGTAGACATGGCATGGAAGATCCTACTGACTGCCAAGGGTAGCCCAGGAAGATGGCCAGAGGTGCGTGGCCTCCAGGACTCTGAGAGTAGGAGTTCTGGTGCACTgaggaaaaaggaatgaaatcagaACTAATTCAGatgtgttttttaatctttttattttgcagTGATTCACAGGCAGATGCAAAAAGTACAGAGAGgtcccatgtacccttcacccagtttcatCCAATGGTTATATCTTACATAATTCAGATATGGTTTTAAAACCTTCTGTGACTACAGCTGAGCCCACTTCACCCCTGCCTTGTCAGAGGCAGATTCTGGAGTTTGGGGGATGTTAGGAGGAGGTTGGGAAGTAAAAGGATGCAGGAATCTGGGGGGAATAGGTCAGAGAAGATAACTTGGAACTCCAGTGAGCCAAGCTgagatggatggaaggaaaagAGGTCAGAGAAGAATAAAGGGTGACTAAAGAGGTTGGGTGTGTAGGGGAGAGACTGCACTGGGCTCCATGGTGGAAGGAGGATGGAAAGGACAGGTTACATGAAGAGGAAATCAGTGATTCCATAGAGAGGAGCAGACTGAGAGCTTGGGGGAGGGGGTATGGCCTTGAGAAATGAAGCTACTATGAGTCTAAGACTCTCAGGGAGGTCCCTATAGCTAGAGATACCTACCATGTGAGTGAGTGAGTAGAGGGAATCATAAGGGAAATGGGGAAGACTGAAAAGGGAAGGGTGGCAGGGATGGGGGTTTGAGACTCGGAACTGGTACCATGGTGTGAGCTGAGGCTCTGGCCTCCAGCCACGATACAGGATCTGGCCCAGTAGATGAACAGTCACTGCCAACTGGACACAGTCAGCTTCTTGGGTGGGTGAAACTGTCTGTGGGAGAGGGAAGATGGTGGCAGGAGTGATGCGGGGAGATAAACAAGTTAGAAAGCGCCTAGAAGACAGTACAACTTTGCATGGTGACCAAAGCTCTGGACATATTTCCTATCTCCCTGGTCTCTTGGGAGGGGATCCTGCCTACCTTTGAAGCCAGGAAGGAAGCCTTGTACCAGGGATCAGAGCTTCAGGAGTGGGGACAGGCTGGTCCGTAGCGGCAGTAGGGGGGCTAGTTCAGACTTAGCACCTCCCATCCCTAGTAGAGGCCAATGATATCTATCGGTTCAGCATCATACTTTTGGGAGCAGAGCAGATAGAGCCTTTGGTTGGTTAGGGTGCTGGTGTAGTGGCAGCTGGTGGATGGCTGCTTGGAGCTCAGGGAGCAGATTGTGAGGGGGAAGGAGTCCTGGGTGACTGTACAATATTCATTGTAATTCTCACAGAAGCTCTCACTGTACTTGCAGAACTTCTTGATGGCTGTCCACGGGGCATGTAAGACATAATGGATCTTTGGGCAATACCAGGTTTGTTGTCTGCCCCGTACATAGGACATCAGACCATTACAGTAGCCCCGGAAACCCTTTGCGTAGTTAACCTTGGGATAGTCGATATGTAAGGTACGGAAGTTCTTGATGGCAAGCTGTAGCTGGATGTTTTCGACCAAAGCTGGCTCTAGAACAAGCTGGAGGAACAGGAGCTGGACCACAGGTGGTGCCATTCTTCCTGCTGGCAGAGTTAAGGTGGTTGGAAGCAGAGGTGGGTCTCGAGTGGCTGTCCGCCCCTTCCCAGAGCTTCCAGTGTGCCCCCAGCCTTCCCCATGTGCCTTCCCCTATGCCCTCAAAGCCGGACTGTCCTTCAGAGATCATCCGGCCCAAGTCCTCATGCCTCAGAGAGAGGAgacatttgcccaaggtcacccatctGGTCAGCCACCTCTAGCTTGGTCTACCTTAGGGTCTCAGCCTCACCCAGTCCGGGAGCTGTAACACTTACGAAATACGAGGTCCAACTGGTCCTTGGGTGAGAGACGCTTCCCCTCTATCCCTGGCCCAGTTAATCCTTCTGGTAAAAATGCGGAGGGTCCAGAAGGGACAGGCTCAGCTACACTTCTCTGACTGAAGTGGAAGGACAGGAGCTGGAGGgcagcagggcaggggtgggattcTTCCTTCCTGAGGCCAAGGACAGCCCAAAGGTAAGAAGAGGCTAGAAAGGTTTCTGGATGAAGACCAGTCTGGGAGGAAGGAGTGTCCCCTGGGTTTGAGGAGCCCCTGTGCTGAGGGGGGTGGATGAGGGGGAGGAAAGAGACATTGCTTTCTGGTCTCCTCCTCTCTGGTGTCATCAGAACACTTAGTTCCAGCCTCCTTGCGAGAAGTCCCGAAGTTCTTGGGTTTCCTTTGATGTTTTCTCTGGTTCATAGCCCATGCTCCTGTGGAAAGGTGACAAGGAAAGCACCGTCATGTTCCTGAGAAACAAGGTGCTGCTTATTCCTGACCCTCAGAGAACAGAGGGTCTTCTGCTCTCTCATCCCACTCACTGGATCCCCGGAGGCCAGGTACGCAAGGGCCTCCCGCCTGAGTGCTGGGCTGAGAATCAAAGACCTCGGTGTGGAccccccccaccatccccaccatcaaCTTCACTCCAATCGTGATCACACGGACACTCTCACCTGTAACCTCAGGCCCTCTCAGAGTCACAGCACTCCTGGAAATCTCTGCATGCTGACCCCGAAGCCTCAAACTTGTCAAGTGGGATTAGACAGCATAGCCTGGACTTGAGGGGGTGTGGACCGCCTGTGTCCAGCAGATCAGACTCTTGCTGTAGTTTGTCATGTTGGAAGAAAGGGCCAGGCTCCTAACTCTTTTTCATCAACACCTGCCCCTTATCAGAACCAAAGAGCTAGCTCCCTAGAGCCTGCCAGCCACCGTCCTTGATGCCCACAGGCCTCTCAGCCCTGCCTCCACGCACCTGTTGTCCAGGTTGTGGGCTTAGGACAGCTTACCATTGTCTCCCTGGAGAGCGGGAGAAGGGAGTCAGAACAGAGAAGCCTGAGTGTCCCGAGGCCAGTGTGTAGTTCAGGAAGGGTGGAGGGCGCATGAGAGAGACGCATGGGTGTTCCTTGTTCACAGCCCCCttgaactttctctttctgacagcaCAAAGCAGAGTCCAGAACTGAACCCGTCCTTCCCCAGCTCGCTTTCCCTCCTGCCTTGTCCCTTTCCTCAGTTACTTATGCAAGAAATCTGAGAGTGGTCCTCGAACCCGCCCTCTCCTTAATCCCACCTGTTTGGAGGCGGTACTGCGTGGTGGTTAAGAGCAAAGCTTTTGAGTAAAGCAGACCAGGAATTGCATCCTGGCTCTACTTCTTCCAGGCTGTACACCATCAGTCTAAGTTCACTAAACCAGTGTAAGCTacagtttcttcatcagttaaTGAGGATAATATTCTGTACCTCGTGGCAGTCTTAGGATTCATTAAGATGTATATCAAGAGCtctcagcccagggcctggcacatggtgaaAACTCAATCTGAGCATGAGTCCATCAGTCACGCAGCTccgacaatctttttttttttattaattcttttttttatttttttattttttatttttggctgcattgggtcttcgttgctgtgcacgggctttctctagttgtggcgagcgggggctactcttcgttgcagtgcgcgggcttctcattgcggtggcttctcttgttgcagagcatgggctctaggcacgtgggcttcagtagttgtggcacacggctcagtagttgtggctcacgggcttagttgctccgcggcatgtgggatcttcccggatcagggctcgaacccgtgtcccctgcactggcaggcggattcttaatcactgcgccaccagggaagcccttattaattctttaaaaatagttatttatttatttgtttgtttggctgcaccaggtcttagttgcagcgtatgcgatcttcgttgtggcatgcggctcttagttgcggcttgcgggatctagttccctgaccagggattgaacctaggcccgctgcattgggagcgtggagtcttaaccactggaccaccagcgaagtcccagcCCTGACAATCTTAACTAAAACTTTTCCCAAACTagtctcttccattcctatttcTTCCCCTGCTCAGGCTTTCCCCTCTCCTGGACaccacacactctccaactccGGGAGGACTCTACACCGCATAAGACAGAAGACCTCCATGACCTGGCCGCCACCATGTCTCCAACTACATCTCCATCTCTGCCTGCTTCCCCCATTGGTGCCCACCCCACCTCTCGCTCACGTTATCTCCTCTACCCAGCATGTTGCTCTCTCCTCCTGCTCTCACCCCCGTCAGTTCCACTGAGCCAGCTCATGTGAAGATCAGCCCGGACGTCCTGTTTAAGAAGCGTCTGCTTGGAGCACCTCCCCAGGGAAGTGTGCACAGCCAAGTAAGTGAGGATAAAGCCCACACAGGCAGGTGGCTCATCTGTATCCTTCAGGCTGGTGTATCAGCCAACACCCAGTGGGAATCCATGCAGGGTGGGGCCAGAGCCTGGCTGACTCAAGTCTTTGTTTTGAGGAAACTAGCACTTTGTGGCCCCAGCCTCAGCGTGTGCCACCTCTTCCTTATTTGCTCAAGGCTGCAGCTTCCCTTGGAAGAGAAAGGGGCTTTTCATGCCTCTTGgtcttcttctttcttcattcctACCCACCCACCACCGCTCACCTCTGCACACAGTGTTACAGAGATGGAACAGCACATAGTAGAGGAAAGAGTTTAGGCCTTGATCTCAGATAACCtactgagcttctgtttcctcttctttaaaatggaAGCCTTCCTTACCTCATGAGGCTGcaagaataaaatgagatggTCAATATGGAGGTGActtttagccattaaacaatatATAAATGGATAACTGGATATGGTCTCCTAGGTCTTATACCAACTCACTTTTTTCCCCAACTCACTTAACATCTGCAAagccttctgcttttttttttttttaatgtatttattttatttatttatttttggctgcgttgggtctttgttgctgtgcgcgggctttctctagttgtggcgagcagggaatacccttccttgcggtgtgcaggcttctcattgaggtggcttctcttattgcagagcacgggctctaggcgtgcgggcttcagtagctgtggcacgtgggctcagtagttgtggctcgtgggctctagagcgcaggctcagtagttgtggttcatgggcttagttgttccgcggcatgtgggatcttcccggaccagggctcaaacccgtgtcccctgtgttggcaggtggattcttaaccactgtgccaccagggaagccctgcaaagTCTTATATTCCCCAAATGAGCCAAGTGACCTCCCCACATCCCCACTCTGCCAATCTAGAGCCCTATTTAACACCTGACTTAAATTCATCTTCACCAAGCTTTCTATTAGTCATGCCCCACGTTGATtacttttaaatactttaaattgtTGAATACTAAGAAAATAGAAAGGTAAATAAGACAGTTCCAGTCCAGATTAAATTTACAATTCAGTAGGAACAACACACTTATGAACATATGTTACAAAGGCATGAGCACGGGACCAGGAAAAGTGCTGAGTGTGCGATGGGCCTTCAGGTTCCAACCTACAGTCCTATTGGTCTGGTCTTTAAAATCCTATCCCAGAGGAACTGATCCATAGGATTGCTTCATCCATTCTGACAAAGCCTGAGATTTATGGAATTGTTACCCCATTACACTGGGCTTTACATATGCAAGAATCAtcctagagatgaagaaactaagtttTAGAGAGGGATAGTAGCTTGCTTGAGGTCATATGTctaattcagtggttctcaatggggAGCAATTGGATCACGTCTGGAGActtttttttggttgtcacaactgggaagtgctactggcatctagtgggtagaggccagagatgctgctaaacatcctacattGCACAAGACAGCTCCCACAGCAAAGAAGTATCTAGACAAAAATGTAGattgtgctgaggttgagaaattctGGTCTAATGAGAGAATCAGATTTCCTAACAAAAGCAGACttatttatactttatatattgaAAAGGATTGGTAAATATCCAAgacttagaaatatttttgttaGACTTTGCTTGTGATGGTGCTGGTTCTTCTACCAGCAAAAGGATTATTGATAGTTCATCATTGaaacaactttttattatttttcccataaaAGTGACTTTCTGCATAAAGCCATCTACacattctttccctcctcccctccccaacgGTAGGATTTCTAGAACCACTGGCTAGAGTGACAAGTGCAGGGATGATTCCCTATGATTGAGGGGGAGCCCCAAGATTTTGCCCCAAGTGAGCTCACTACAATCTCAGTGGCATCACTTTTGCCCTGTCCAACTCATATTGTTCAAATAGCAAACCGTGTCCTGGGTTGTCCTTGAACCCAAAGGATTGCTTCAGCCATTTCAACCTTCTTGTCATAGGTTCACCTCCACCCCAGGGTTAAAGTTCAGGAGCTGCCTTGTCAGTTCCTCAGCTGGGACTGGGATGATTCAAGGGCAGAATGAATGCCTTCTAATGTAGAATTTGAATCCTTTAGGGTCCCTTATATGCAAGGCACTATGCTACATCCTGTGGGAGGTACAGAAGTAGTATAACAGATGGTCCCTGTCTTCTGGGAATTGACAGTCTAAACTGGAGGAAagcaataaatatatatgaagaaataacCAATGACTCAAGGCAGAAAATTATACATCTTGAAGATAGTAAATGTTGTAGGAGTTTAGAAGTGAGAGAGATCCCTCTGAATTAGGAGGGTCAGAGAAAGTtttctggggagagagggagtcacCTGGGACTTCGAGATGCATCTCAAGGAACAGTTGAGTTAAGTGGAGATAAAGAGAATTATGAAAGGTATgtttgaggaaagagagaaaaccagCCTGGCTGGGGTTGAGGCAATCAGTGGGAGAAAAGTCAGAGATAAAGTTAGAAAGACGGGTTTGCCAGATTACGGCAGACCTTGAATATCAGGCTaaggaatttatattttattctatagaTAAATGAGGAACTGGCAATGGCTTATGAGACAGAGTGACCTGGTGAGGCCTCTCAACCCCAGACCAGGTCCTCCACTCCTACATCCTGGCTTGTCTAAAGGCATTGGTCTGGGAGCCAAAGATTCCAACCTTCTGTCCCTGCTGCCTCCTCCAGATCCACAGCTGTTCCAGGAAAGGTCATGAGAATTCAAAGACCTAAAGTGAATCCCACATCTGACCCCGACTTGCTGTTTTTTTCACTTTCCCCGTCTACAAAAATGAGTCCACTACCTTTATTTATCCTGGGATAACAGAACTTGGATCTGCTCCTGCTTGGAGGGAAACTCTCACGGGCTTTCCATCGGTATCCAGAGGCTGTGTGGAACTCCGGAAGAGAGAGAGGCTGGGCTCTGAAGGGTGGGCACCAATCCAGGCTTGGCCCTCCTCTCTCCCAgcccccctcaccccctcccaatGCAGGCTAGAGGAAGTAGCAGCTGTGGTCCTGTGGGGAAGACAGGCAGAGGTCCACCTGGCACTATTGGCATTTTCACAACACCCACCCGAAcaactttaaacacacacacacacacacacacacacacacacacacacacacacacagcagcagcagcctggggAGAGGTTAGGCCAAGAGCAGTGACTATGCCGCTAGAAGGAGAAGGAGGCTGGGGAGCTACCTCACATCCCTGGATAGAGGCTGCCATGTGAGGGGCTTTCTTCCCTCCCATCTTCTCtcccaccattttgtcttctgctctcccttctttaatttttctcttctctcttctgccaGACTCCCTGCCCAGTCCTTGGCCTGATGCCTGACTCCTTTTGTTCTCCCTAACCCTGttccccttcctccatcctttcCTCTCGCCCTATGAATGTAGTGAAGGAAACATGGCAAAATTATCCTACCGAGTGCAAAGTGAAGCGGATCTTGGAAGCTGGATAGTTTCGgcgaaaaaaatgaacaaaatcaccTGCCTTATCCAAATAATGGAGGTGAAATAAGGGTTTCAGTTTGAACTGTGCAAATAGTAGGTTCGACTTTTCAGTTTTCACACGCAAACCTAACCCTTTACTCCCTCTTCCCTTTGAACTGGGACAGCACGGCTGTGTTTACTTTCACAGAGCCCTAAGGAAGCCTTCTGGAGAACCCCACGTGATGAAGTTAAAGGGCAAACTGGGATAATTATAATGACAGGAAAATACAAGAGCAGAGGGCAGTGCAAGCCATGGTTTGGAAACATCTCACCCTAGAATAATGAGAAGTGAGGAGGAGTCCGGGCAGGCGAGGAATCCAAATGAGCTCCtggcctcccaccccctcctctgacCCCAGCCTCCGGTCCAGGGCTGGCCTGATCCACATTCTGTCCACAGTCTGCTTTAAACCATGGATTTTATCTCCAAACATTTGCATTTCTACAGCAGCAGAGGCATAATTCTCTACCCAGAAGTTCCAACTACAAAGATTCAGGCACCTGAACAAAGCAGTGAATGCTGCTGCCCAGCCAAGGCCTCACAGAGGGGGAACCGGAGGAGCAAGAGGCCTGGGTGAACTGGCTCCCGCTTCTCTGCTGCCACCTAGTGGTGTTTCTCcctccagcaccattttttattCCAAAGATACTTCATCCTGACCCACAGCTATGCTCTCTATCTGCTAAAATGATGTCCCCTGACCTCAAAACAAACACCCATCTTCCTGACT
Protein-coding regions in this window:
- the RNASE13 gene encoding probable inactive ribonuclease-like protein 13, with amino-acid sequence MAPPVVQLLFLQLVLEPALVENIQLQLAIKNFRTLHIDYPKVNYAKGFRGYCNGLMSYVRGRQQTWYCPKIHYVLHAPWTAIKKFCKYSESFCENYNEYCTVTQDSFPLTICSLSSKQPSTSCHYTSTLTNQRLYLLCSQKYDAEPIDIIGLY